In Labeo rohita strain BAU-BD-2019 chromosome 16, IGBB_LRoh.1.0, whole genome shotgun sequence, one DNA window encodes the following:
- the znf385d gene encoding zinc finger protein 385D isoform X4 — protein MDPVQKAVLHHTFGASASSKRKAVSCGVCQLRFNSQSQALAHYKGTKHAKKLKSLDAPKCLKHKSSLVTRENTNKEPPKGLSPSTVASNTDRKGGSPGAPVAPSSPSSAPVSGPNVEPTEPESTSASGGEDGRSITPNPPEQEENDLAVSPETEMETEDEKALRLLYCSLCKVAVNSASQLDAHNSGTKHKTMLEARSGNGSIKSFPRPGLKSKLATPTKADTGLQNKTFHCETCDVHVNSETQLKQHISSRRHKDRAAGKPAKPKYSPYTKTQRGATKQTQVKMPVGKDLCPPLTTRIMPSHLAAVAAAAAAVGSAFPLRACHNPTLFQTQSLPAALLRPAPGPIRTAHTPVLFAPY, from the exons AGCCAGGCATTGGCCCACTACAAAGGCACCAAACACGCCAAGAAGCTGAAATCCTTGGATGCCCCGAAATGCCTCAAACACAAGAGTTCCCTGGTCACCAGGGAAAATACCAACAAGGAGCCGCCTAAGGGCCTCTCTCCCTCCACAGTGGCCAGCAACACTGACAGAAAAG GTGGGAGTCCTGGAGCGCCCGTGGCCCCTTCATCACCCTCTTCTGCCCCAGTGTCCGGCCCTAACGTGGAGCCCACAGAGCCAGAGTCTACCTCAGCGTCAGGAGGGGAGGACGGCCGCTCCATCACGCCCAACCCGCCTGAACAGGAGGAGAACGACCTCGCAGTCAGTCCAGAAACGGAGATGGAGACGGAGGATGAGAAAGCACTGCGTCTGCTCTACTGCTCCCTCTGTAAGGTGGCCGTCAACTCGGCGTCGCAGCTAGACGCGCATAACAGCG GCACCAAACACAAAACCATGCTGGAGGCTCGGAGTGGGAACGGCTCCATCAAATCCTTCCCCAGGCCCGGGCTGAAGAGCAAGCTGGCTACACCCACTAAAGCAGACACGGGCCTGCAGAACAAGACATTCCACTGTGAAACCTGCGACGTGCACGTCAATTCAGAGACGCAGCTCAAGCAG CATATCAGCAGCAGACGACATAAAGACAGAGCTGCAGGGAAACCAGCCAAACCCAAGTACAGTCCTTACACCAAAACCCAAAGAGGAGCCACCAAACAGACA CAGGTGAAGATGCCAGTCGGTAAAGACCTTTGCCCACCGCTGACGACCAGGATAATGCCGTCCCACTTGGCAGCTGTTGCCGCCGCGGCAGCCGCCGTTGGCTCCGCCTTCCCGCTGCGTGCCTGCCATAACCCCACCCTCTTTCAGACTCAGTCCCTCCCCGCCGCGCTGCTCCGCCCTGCACCGGGGCCAATCAGGACTGCTCACACGCCTGTACTGTTTGCCCCTTACTGA